In Quercus robur chromosome 11, dhQueRobu3.1, whole genome shotgun sequence, the following proteins share a genomic window:
- the LOC126705662 gene encoding F-box/kelch-repeat protein At1g22040-like produces the protein MGSVLSLNNSRIEHHGFSQSDFCKRQRLSSDFCEENSRLIPSLPDEISFQILARLPRINYLKLKLVSQAWKAAILSSELFKLRKELGKTEEWLYILTKVQNDKLLWYALDPLSRRWQRLPRMPNFAFEDESKKGLNALRMWNMVGSSIKIADAIRGWLGRKDAFDRMRLCGCAIGAVDGCLYVLGGFSRASTMKCVWRYDPILNVWSEATPMSIGRAYCKTGILNNKLYVVGGVSRSQGRLTPLQSAEVFDPITGVWSQIPSMPFTKAQVLPTAFLADLLKPIATGITSYRGRLFVPQSLYCWPFFVDVGGEVYDPEMNSWVEMPIGMGEGWPARQAGTKLSVIVDGELYALDPASSLDNAMIKVYDYQDDAWKVVAGDVPIRDFTASESPYLLASLLRKLHVVTKDANHNIAVLEADIQNHLASFPPAPLPLDDAIHEHAEAAAESETDLWKVIGTCGVGSAELVSCQTLCI, from the coding sequence ATGGGGTCTGTATTGAGCCTAAACAATTCAAGAATCGAGCACCATGGGTTTTCACAAAGTGACTTTTGCAAGAGGCAAAGGTTGTCATCGGACTTTTGTGAGGAGAATTCAAGATTGATTCCTAGTCTTCCTGATGAGATATCTTTTCAGATTCTTGCTAGACTTCCTAGGATTAATTATTTGAAGCTTAAGTTGGTGTCTCAGGCCTGGAAGGCTGCCATTCTAAGCTCTGAACTTTTCAAATTGAGAAAAGAACTTGGAAAAACAGAGGAATGGCTGTATATATTAACAAAGGTTCAAAATGATAAGCTACTATGGTATGCTTTGGACCCTCTTTCCCGAAGATGGCAGAGGCTGCCCCGAATGCcaaattttgcttttgaagATGAATCTAAAAAGGGTTTGAATGCCCTTCGGATGTGGAATATGGTAGGCTCAAGTATCAAAATTGCTGATGCCATAAGAGGTTGGCTTGGGAGGAAGGATGCATTTGATAGAATGCGTCTTTGTGGTTGTGCTATTGGGGCTGTTGATGGCTGCCTCTATGTGCTAGGGGGATTCTCCAGAGCTTCAACCATGAAATGTGTCTGGCGGTATGATCCAATTTTAAATGTTTGGAGTGAAGCAACTCCTATGTCAATTGGTAGAGCTTATTGTAAGACAGGCATCTTGAACAATAAGCTTTATGTTGTTGGGGGGGTTTCTAGGAGTCAAGGTAGATTGACCCCACTTCAGTCTGCAGAAGTTTTCGATCCAATTACAGGTGTATGGTCTCAAATACCAAGCATGCCTTTTACAAAAGCTCAGGTGCTACCAACTGCCTTCCTGGCTGATCTGCTCAAGCCTATTGCCACTGGTATAACATCATATAGGGGAAGATTATTTGTGCCTCAGAGTTTATATTGCTGGCCATTTTTTGTTGATGTTGGGGGGGAAGTTTATGATCCAGAGATGAATTCATGGGTTGAAATGCCAATTGGAATGGGAGAGGGCTGGCCTGCAAGGCAAGCAGGAACAAAATTGAGTGTGATTGTCGATGGTGAGCTATATGCACTGGATCCAGCTAGTTCTCTTGATAATGCCATGATCAAGGTATATGATTACCAAGACGATGCTTGGAAAGTTGTTGCAGGAGATGTTCCCATCCGTGACTTCACTGCTTCAGAGTCTCCCTATCTACTAGCCAGTTTACTTAGGAAGCTTCATGTGGTCACTAAAGATGCCAATCACAATATTGCTGTCCTGGAGGCTGATATACAGAATCATTTAGCTTCCTTCCCACCAGCTCCATTGCCATTGGATGATGCCATTCACGAACATGCTGAAGCTGCTGCAGAATCGGAAACAGATCTTTGGAAGGTAATTGGCACTTGCGGTGTTGGGTCAGCTGAACTGGTTAGCTGTCAAACCCTTTGTATTTGA